The region CATTAGCCGGAATAAGAGAGCTAGAACCCTCCAGCCCGCTCGTAGGTAATGAGTATTTCTTGTTGCAGGTAATCATCTCCCTGTAGGGGCACCGGAGATGGTGATTCGTTCGATACCAACCATTGATAATGGTGCGGTTGCTACTGTTTTGAAAGTGAAGGTGGATCCCTAGTGAACTTTCCAGAAGCTGAGCTGGTTGTGCGCGATATTGCAGGTGCTAGAGCTTTAGTAGTTTGTGGTGATGTGAATATTGCATCTAAGCTTATAGCTTTAGGCTTTGTGCATGACTGTCAGGGAATGATCCGCCATATAGTTAATGATGAGGATAGGAAAAAGCTCGTTCCAGATCTTATTGAAATAAAAGCTATTTTTTTCGTATGGTACGGGCTGGAGTCCTGCTGAACTTGTTGATTGTTATCGTGACTTAGGCTTTGTGACGGGGACCTTTCGAGTGATCTCTTGGGCGGAGCCAGGTAATTATACAATATTTGATAAATAGCTATTTAGAAGGGAAGTACTCGCTTGTGTGCCGTCTCTGAAATAAGTTTCTAACCTGAGCTATGCTTCTGTGGTCAGTCAGTGCTTGGAGTGATCACATGAACTCTCAGGACATCGTGCTCAGTGAAGACGAACAAATTGAACTGAGTCGGCGCATAAGATCAGCCACGATCAGTCAGCGCGACGGTCGTCGGGCGCGGGTGATTTTGTTAGCCGCTCGAGGTTGTTCTCGTAACGAGATTGCCCAGTTGACCGGTCTCTCCGTTGTTTCAGTCACCCGCTGGTGCAAGCGTTTTCAAGAGCTGCGTCTACAAGGCCTGGTGGATCTGCCCGGAAGAGGTCGCAAGCCATCCCTGCCGGCCGAAGCGTTGAAACGAACCCTTGAGCAAGTCACTCAGCCGCGTATCGGTCAGCCTCGCTGGAGCTGCCGAAGCATGGCGCGAGTCGCCGGCATTTCACCGGCCAGCGTCCAGCGCATATGGGCCGCCAACGACATAAAACCGCACCTGACACGCACCTTCAAACTGTCCAAAGATCCAAACTTCGAAGAGAGGGGAATAGGGGACACCCATTAGCCGGTCCTGCGTCAAGATCCAAAGCCTACCCGCCCTGCTTTTTAACGGTCGCGGTAGGAATGGCAGTCACCTGCCACCCCCCGCACAGATCCGTACGTGCGGAATTACCGCATACGGCTCCTGCCTTGGGTTTTGACGCCGAAGCGGGTTATGGGATAAGGATGCATCGGTAACTCACGCGGATACCGTCGGCGCGCCGCTCTTGGCACTGCAGTGCACTGAGCATGTATTGCTCTTCAACCGGATCCAGGCGTCGCGAGCGCTCGTCGTTGTAGCTTGGGCGGCTGACCATCCGCACCGGATTCTCGGCGAGATGAATTCCCCATTCTCGGCGAGCGACCTCAATCACGCATTGAAACAAAGCCAGCTCACGCTTGACCGTGTTGCCCTTGCGGATCTTCAGGCGTTCGTCACGGTAGCGGGCGAAGTCGGATGAGGTGAGTGTTGCGACGATGCGCGTAGCCAGTGGATGACGCTTGAGGGCTTCCAGGCGTTTGATTTCCGAATAGGCGCCTTTGTGCTTTGGAGCGATCTCGGAGATGTAACGATCAATGAGTTGATGAAAGGCGGTACGTTCGGCCTCGACGCGAGAGACAAAGATGCCTCGGTCGATTTCGCTTTCGATCATGCGCGCCCAGGCTTGGGCATCTGCTTTGGTTTCGAAGGTTTTTCGTTGGGCTGGATAGCCCTTACGGCGGATTTGCGCTTCCCACTGATACTCGCCGCGATTCCTGATTGTTGCCATTTCGACCATTCCCGCCACTTTTGAGTGTGGCAAATTTGTGGCAAAAACGACTTTCAGGACTAGGACAGGTTTCTGTCAGGAGCGCTATCCCCTTGTATTACAAGGGAAAGAAGATGGTGCACCAGGCGGGATTCGAACCCACGACCACTGCCTTCGGAGGGCAGTACTCTATCCAGCTGAGCTACTGGTGCGATGCGGGCGCCATGATACTCATATGCACTGCGGGCGTCCATGCTGCTGAATCGCCTGCGTTTTTTAACCTGTCACAGCCGTTTGCTACGTTGATCAGAAAAAATAGGCAAATGCGGCGTTTTCGTTCTTTTTTTCGAACAGGCTATTGTCCTTTAGGCCCTTTGATCCTAGGATCCGTTTGAGATTTCAAACGCTCTTGTCTGGGTGCTGAACCGCACGAGTTTTGATCAGTGCGCTATTTATGTGCTTCAGCCCGGTGAATGATTTCCCTGACGGCAGCCGAAAAGGCGCCTTTCTACAATCATAATTTGCTCCGCATCAGTGCGGTGCTGTTAAGGAAAGCCGACATGCAGCTTAAAGACACCCAGTTGTTCCGCCAACAAGCCTTCATCGATGGCGCTTGGGTCGATGCGGACAACGGTCAGACGATCAAGGTCAACAACCCGGCAACGGGCGAAATTCTGGGCACTGTGCCGAAAATGGGCGCTGCCGAAACCCGTCGTGCCATCGAAGCTGCTGACAAAGCGCTGCCAGCCTGGCGTGCTCTGACCGCCAAGGACCGTGCGAACAAGTTGCGTCGCTGGTTTGAGCTGATTATCGAGAACCAAGACGACTTGGCTCGCCTGATGACTCTCGAACAGGGCAAGCCATTGGCCGAGGCCAAGGGCGAAATCGTTTATGCCGCGTCCTTTATCGAGTGGTTTGCCGAAGAAGCCAAGCGTGTCTACGGTGACGTGATTCCGGGTCACCAACCAGATAAGCGCCTGATCGTGATCAAGCAGCCCATCGGCGTGACTGCCGCGATCACTCCGTGGAACTTCCCGGCTGCGATGATCACCCGTAAAGCCGGCCCGGCCTTGGCCGCCGGTTGCACCATGGTGCTCAAGCCTGCTTCGCAAACTCCGTTTTCCGCATTCGCTCTGGCTGAACTGGCTCAGCGTGCCGGCATTCCAAAGGGTGTGTTCAGTGTGGTGTCCGGCAGTGCTGGCGACATCGGCAGTGAGCTGACCAGCAATCCGATTGTGCGCAAGCTCTCCTTCACCGGTTCGACTGAGATCGGTCGCCAGCTGATGGCTGAATGCGCCAAGGACATCAAGAAAGTCTCGCTGGAACTGGGCGGTAACGCGCCGTTTATTGTGTTCGACGACGCGGACCTGGATAAGGCCGTCGAAGGCGCGATCATCTCCAAATACCGTAACAACGGCCAGACCTGCGTCTGCGCCAACCGTTTGTACATTCAGGATTCGGTCTACGACGCGTTTGCTGAGAAGCTGAAAGTGGCGGTGGCCAAACTCAAAATCGGTAACGGCCTGGAAGAAGGCACTACCACTGGCCCGTTGATCGACGAAAAAGCGGTGGCCAAGGTCAAGGAACACATTGCGGATGCGCTGAGCAAAGGCGCGACCCTGCTGGCTGGCGGAAAGAGCATGGAAGGCAACTTCTTCGAGCCGACCATCCTGATCAACGTGCCGAAGAACGCGGCGGTGGCCAAGGAAGAAACCTTCGGCCCATTGGCGCCACTGTTCCGCTTCAAAGACGAAGCTGAAGTGATCGCGATGTCCAACGACACCGAGTTCGGCCTGGCCTCGTATTTTTACGCTCGTGATCTGGGCCGTGTGTTCCGTGTGGCTGAAGCCCTGGAATACGGCATGGTGGGCGTCAACACGGGCTTGATTTCCAACGAAGTCGCGCCGTTCGGCGGTATCAAGGCGTCGGGCCTGGGCCGTGAAGGCTCCAAGTACGGCATCGAAGATTACCTGGAAATCAAATACCTCTGCCTGGGCATCTAACACGCCCGGCGAGGCATGGTTTCAAGCACTACATGGTTTCAAGCACTAAGGGCACGAGAGCGCTGACCCTTTGTGCGCTTCAACCGGCATTTTCTCGGTGGCCGGGAACGCTGTGGCAGTCGATCATCGCATGCTGTCGCCGTCGTTTTCCCGCCACTTAATCCTTGAACAACGCCGCCCGATGAGCGGCGACTGAGGACTGTATGAGCAAGACTAACGCTTCTTTGATGAAACGCCGCGAAGCCGCTGTACCACGTGGTGTTGGCCAGATTCACCCGATCTTCGCCGAGTCCGCGAAGAACGCTACGGTAACTGACGTTGAAGGTCGCGAGTTCATCGACTTCGCCGGCGGTATCGCCGTGCTGAACACGGGTCACCTGCACCCGAAAATCATCGCCGCCGTGACCGCGCAGTTAAACAAGCTGACCCACACCTGCTTCCAAGTCTTGGCGTATGAACCTTACGTTGAGCTGTGCGAGAAAGTGAACGCCAAGGTGCCAGGTGATTTCGCCAAGAAAACGCTGCTGGTCACCACCGGCTCCGAAGCTGTTGAAAATGCTGTGAAAATCGCCCGTGCAGCCACTGGCCGTGCCGGCGTGATTGCGTTCACCGGCGCCTATCACGGTCGTACCATGATGACGTTGGGCCTGACCGGTAAAGTCGTGCCTTACTCGGCCGGCATGGGCCTGATGCCCGGCGGCATTTTCCGTGCGCTGTACCCGAACGAACTGCATGGCGTGAGCATCGACGATTCGATCGCCAGCATCGAGCGCATTTTCAAGAACGACGCCGAACCGCGTGACATCGCCGCAATCATCATCGAACCGGTTCAGGGTGAAGGCGGTTTCTACGTCGCGCCTAAAGCGTTCATGAAGCGTCTGCGCGAGCTGTGTGACCAGCACGGCATTCTGTTAATCGCTGACGAAGTACAGACCGGCGCAGGCCGTACCGGTACATTCTTCGCCATGGAGCAGATGGGCGTTGCGGCCGACCTGACCACCTTCGCCAAATCCATCGCTGGCGGCTTCCCGTTGGCCGGTGTCTGCGGTAAAGCTGAATACATGGACGCCATTGCGCCAGGTGGCCTGGGCGGGACTTACGCGGGTAGCCCGATTGCTTGCGCGGCAGCGCTGGCCGTTATGGAAGTATTTGAAGAAGAGCACTTGCTGGACCGCTGCAAGGCTGTCGGCGAGCGCTTGGTGACTGGCCTCAAGGCTATTCAGGCCAAGTACCCGGTGATCGGTGAAGTCCGTGCCCTGGGCGCGATGATCGCGGTCGAGCTGTTCGTCGACGGCGACAGCCACAAGCCAAACGCTGCAGCAGTTGCAGCGGTGGTGGCCAAGGCTCGTGACAAGGGTCTGATCCTGCTGTCGTGCGGTACTTATGGCAACGTTCTACGCGTGCTGGTGCCGCTGACTTCGCCGGACGAGCAACTGGATAAAGGTCTGGCGATCATCGAAGAGTGCTTCTCCGAGCTCTGATTGCCAAGTGTGACCTGATCGACAAAAAACCCGCTTCGGCGGGTTTTTTTGTTTTTGAGGCATCTCAGTGGGTAATTGCGCTGTATCGAATGGCCAGCATTGACTAAGGTGAAGTCATTGTCGTTGGAGTGTGCAGATGATCGCCGTGGTTTTACCTGCTGTACCGCGTGTGCTGATTGCCGAGGCGGACCCTTGGTCACGCGATTTGCTCCAGCAAGTTTTGTTGAATGTGCGTTGCGACGCACGGCTGGACCTGTGTGCCGATGGCCAACAGGCGCTGGAACTGCTGGCGCAGGTACCCTATGACCTGGTGATCGCTGACTGGGAGTTGCCCGGCGTCGATGGCCTGAATGTCTTGCGCAGTGTTCGTCAACGCAAGCGTAATCCTCCGCTGCCGTTCATTCTGATGAGCAGCCGCAATGACAGCGCCAGCGTGCGCGAAGCGTTGCCCCTGGCCCCCACGGCCTACCTGACCAAACCCTTGAACATGGAAAGCCTGACCCAGCGCTTACAGGATTTGTTGCTGAACGCTGGTGAAGAAGTGTCGTGTGTGGTGCCGACGCTGGCGCCGGGCATGACGTTGTCGGTTTACCTGGAGCGTCGTCGAGAGCTGGCGGATGGAGCGCCATTGATGACGGATGTGCAGGTGGCGGTCAAACGCAGCCTTAACCCCAATGGCCTCGACCTGACGCTGCTGAAGGACGAGCTTCGTACCGATCCGCAGGTTACCGCTGTTCTGATCGCGGCGGCTAACAGTGCTTCCCAGCACAATGGTGCTGCCGTGCAAACCCTGGCGCAGGCGCTGCAACGCCTCGGCACCGGGCAAAGCATGAATCTGATTCTTGGTCTTACGCTCAAGCGTAGCGCCCGACTCAGTGACCCGTGCCTGGCCGACTATGCCGAGCGTTACTGGAGTCTGTCGCTGCACACCGCTGAGTACGCCCGAACCCTGGCACGCTTGCTCGACCTGGATCAGGATCGCTGCTATTGCGCCGGCATGCTTCATCGCCTCGGCGACTTGGCGTTACTGCGCTGCTTACAGGAATGGAAGCAAGCGGGCGGCAAGCTGGATGAGTGGGAAGAGGTTGGCGAAGCGCTGGCCGAGTTCGGATCGGGCTATGGTTCGGCACTAAGAACCCGCTGGCGCTTGCCGCTGGAGCTACGAGAGCTGATTGCGGCGGTTTACCAGCTTGGCGGTGGGGTTTACTCGCGCGAGGCCCTGGTGATGAGTATCGCGGGGCAATTAGCGCGGCTGACCGAGCATGAGGGCATTGAAGAGTTGGCCAAGAGCCGAACAGCACGGTTGCTCAAGATTGGCTTGCCGGAACTGATGCGCTTGCGCAAAAAGTAACTAGGCCTCGAAACCCTCTAGCCGCTGGCTTGCTCGCCACAGGCGCTGATTCAAGCCAGAGAGTCTGTTAGCCAGAGATGATGCGGTTCTTGCCCTGCCGCTTGGCTTGGTACATCGCAGCATCCGCGCGGGCGAACAGGGTGTCGATGCTGTCGTCCTCATCGGTGAGCCGGGTCAGGCCCTGGCTGACGGTGATGCCATACGTCTGGTCGTCATGGGTGAAGCTCAATCGCTGGATTTCCCGTTGCAGCCGCTCGGCCACTTGCATGGCCATGTCTGGCGCACACCCAGGGAACACTGCCGCGAACTCCTCGCCCCCAATGCGTCCAAACAGGTCACCCCGGCGCAAGACCGCGCGCCCGCTTTCTGCGATCCGTTGCAGTACGGTGTCGCCTTCCTGATGGCCATATGTGTCGTTGATCACCTTGAAGTCATCGATGTCCAGCAGCAGGAACGCCAGTGGCGTGCCTTGCAGCCGCGCCTGTGCGAATTCGCGATGGGCGCATTCGAAGAAATGTCGGCGGTTGCTGCTTTGGGTCAGCGCGTCGGTGGTGGCCAGGCGTTGCAGCTCGGCTTCCATGTGTTTTTTGTCGGTGATGTCTTCAGCAATGCCGACGATGATCACCGGTTGCCCCGGTTCTGCCTGGCGATTGATAAAGCATTTATCGCTGAGCCAGCGCACCTGACCGTCGGCAGCAATGATGCGGTATTCGCGATCTTCGACAGCGCCCTTATCCAGCACTTGCGCCAGGCTGCGCTCGGCATAGTCGAGATCGTCAGGGTAAATGCTGTCGCGCCACTCGTTGTAGTCGGCCAGCAGTCCACCTGCGGAGCGGCCGAAAATCCGTTCGTATGCCGGGCTGACGTAAAGCACCTGCTGGGTTTCCCAATTGAAAGCCCACAGCACCGCGTTGACGCTCACGAGCAAGGAGCTGAACAATTGCTCGCGCTCGCTCAGGCGCGCTACTTCGCCCTGTGCGTGCATCAGCGCCATGAGGGTTTGCGCGGCTTCGGGCCATTGCTCGGGGGATGAGTCTTGTAGGTTTTTATTGACCATCGGCACAAATCTCAAAGAGCGTGCCGCTGTTTCGACGGCAGCCACGGTACAGCCCGCCGGGGGTGGCGAAGTGTATTTGAGATAGGGGATTTTGAGCTAAGTTCCCGCCCTATGAGGCGAGGGCGCATGCTCCCGCTGGGCGGTATGGGCGTGTTTCTTCAGTTGAAACGCAATGCCCAGGGGACGACGACTTTGCCACCGAGCCGGGACAAGCCCCGTTCCAGAGGCTTGCCCATGGCGGTCGGTCAGACTGCGCCGGGGCGCAGCGAGTAGGTTTTCAACTGGTTGGCGAAGTCGCGCAGCGATTGAATCCCGCTGGCCTCGGCTTCATGTACCCATTCCTTGATGGCGGCCAGCATGTCATGACCGTTTGAGCTGGTCTTGACCCAGATCTGCTGCAAGGCCAGGCGTTTCTCGTAAATCACTTTCAGCGCCTGGCTGTGCTCGAGCATGTTCTGGATACGGATGTGATGCTTGTCATCCAGCAAGCTGGTTTCTCGGGACAGCAAACGCTTGGCCCGGTGGAACTGGTGACGAACCGAGTGATCGACTTTTTCCAGCTCCTGCTTGACCAGCGGAGCGATCACCAATTTGCGGTACTGGGCCATGATCTGGAAACGGTTATTCAGGATCGCCATGGCAGTGTCCATGTCCAGGTTACCTTTGCCTTCCACCCGGTGGGCGATTGGCGCAACCCGCTGGACCTTCGCCAGGCGCAAGAAACTGAAGACCTGGATCCAGGCCCAGCCGAGATCGAACTCCCACTTCTTCACCGACAGCTTGGCGGAGTTAGGGTAGGTGTGATGGTTGTTGTGCAGTTCTTCGCCGCCGATCAGGATGCCCCAAGGCACCAGATTGGTTGCCGCATCGCGGCATTCGAAGTTGCGGTAGCCGATGGCATGCCCCAAGCCATTGACCACGCCGGCAGCCCAGACCGGAATCCACATCATCTGGATGGCCCAGATGGTGATGCCGATGGTGCCGAACAGCAGCAGATCGATGACGCCCATGATCGCTACGCCCAGCAGCGGGTAACGGCTGTATAGGTTACGCTCGATCCAGTCTTCGGGGCAGTTCTTGCCGTAGATGCGCAGGGTCTCGGGGTTTTCCGCTTCGGTGCGGTACAACTCGGCACCTTTGCGTAGAACCGTGGAGAGGCCCTTGATGACCGGGCTGTGCGGGTCATCGACGGTTTCGCATTTGGCGTGATGCTTGCGGTGGATGGCGGTCCACTCGCGCGTGTTCTGTGCCGTGGTCAGCCACAGCCAGAAGCGGAAAAAATGTTTCAGGCCCGCATTGAGCTCAAGCGAGCGATGGGCTGAATAACGGTGCAGATAGACCGTGACGCCGATGATCGTGACGTGTGTCATCAGCAGGGTGACGGCCACCAGAGACCAGGGTGACAAGCCAAGAAAACCTTCGTACCACATAGGCTATAGGGCCCTCGAAAAAGAAAAAACAGCCGTTGCATTATCACTAAGCGCACAGATAAAACCAGTCGCTCTTTCAGATAAGAGTGGCTGGATGTTTCTTTCATCTATAATCCCAACTTTTTTGTAGGGACATGGACGGCCTAATGTCAGCCACATATCGTGATGCCCTGCGTGCTGCGCTGCTTTACCTAGTGCTTTCTGTGGCTTGGCTGCAGTTTAGTGGCTATTTATTGAACAGTTTCTTCGATAGCTCCGCTGAATTGTTGCGATGGCAACTGATCAACGGTTACGCCTGGGTGGTGTTCAGCGCCGGATTGATTTTTATCGCTCGGGCACGACTGTTCCGCTGCCTGGGGATCGGCGCCAAATTGCGCGAGCGGCATGAGGATCGGGAGCGCCTGCGCCAGGCGGCAGCGGTCTTCGATTGCACCCGCGAAGGTGTGCTGGTGACCAATAACAAAGGGCTGATCATCCATGTGAACCGGGCATTCATGGAAATCACCGGTTACCAGCGTGAGGAAGTGCTGGGACAGCAGCCCAGTCTGTTCAAGTCCGGGCACCACCCTGCGGATTTTTACCAGGCGATGTTCGCCAGCCTCGATAGCACAGGCGAGTGGAGTGGAGAAATCTGGAATCGGCGTAAAAGCGGCGAGATTTACCCGCAGTGGCAGACGATCCGCATCATTCACGACGATCAAGGACGTCCCAGTCAGTATGTGGCGGTGTTTTCCGACATTAGCGCGATCAAGGATTCCGAGCACGAACTGACGCACCTGGCCCATCACGACCCGCTCACCGACCTGCCCAATCGCCTGCTGTTTACAGATCGCGCCGCTCAGGCCCTGGCGTCGGCGCAGATCCATAAGCGTGGGTGTGCGTTGCTGATGATCGATCTGGACCACTTCAAGATGATCAATGACAGCCTCGGACATAACGTCGGCGATCAGTTGCTCAAGGCCGTTTCCCGACGTCTGCAAGCCATGTTCGGCCCCGGCATTACCCTGGCTCGACTGGGAGGCGATGAGTTCGCGGTGTTGGCCGAAAGCTGCTCGCAACTGGTGCAGGCTGCCGCGTTGGCGCAACGCATCCTCGACGGCCTCAAGGAATTGTTCGAGATCGATGGGCATCAGTTGTTTATCAACGCCAGCGTCGGTATCAGTCTGTTTCCCAGTGACGCCTTGAGCGCCGAGCAATTATTACGCAACGCTGACTCGGCGCTGTTCAAGGCTAAGAGCAGTGGGCGCAATGGCTACGCCCTCTACACCGAAGAATTGACCGCCCATGCCCAGCAGCGCGTCGAGCTTGCGTTCGAATTACGTCGTGCCATGGAGCAGCAAGAGCTGCGGGTTTACTACCAGCCGGTCCACGACCTTAAAACCTGTCGTTTGATGGGCGTCGAGGCCCTCGTGCGTTGGGAGCATCCGCAGCGCGGGCTGGTTTCTCCGGCAGAATTCATTCCGATCGCCGAACGCACCGGTTTGATTGCCGAGATCGATAGCTGGGTGATGCACCAGGCCTGTCGACAGATGTGCCAGTGGCAAGCCGTCGGTGTGGGGCTGTCATTTATCGCGGTAAACGTTTCGTCACGCCTGTTCGCCCGCCGCGAGTTGTATCAGCAGGTAGCACACG is a window of Pseudomonas sp. DC1.2 DNA encoding:
- a CDS encoding HDOD domain-containing protein → MIAVVLPAVPRVLIAEADPWSRDLLQQVLLNVRCDARLDLCADGQQALELLAQVPYDLVIADWELPGVDGLNVLRSVRQRKRNPPLPFILMSSRNDSASVREALPLAPTAYLTKPLNMESLTQRLQDLLLNAGEEVSCVVPTLAPGMTLSVYLERRRELADGAPLMTDVQVAVKRSLNPNGLDLTLLKDELRTDPQVTAVLIAAANSASQHNGAAVQTLAQALQRLGTGQSMNLILGLTLKRSARLSDPCLADYAERYWSLSLHTAEYARTLARLLDLDQDRCYCAGMLHRLGDLALLRCLQEWKQAGGKLDEWEEVGEALAEFGSGYGSALRTRWRLPLELRELIAAVYQLGGGVYSREALVMSIAGQLARLTEHEGIEELAKSRTARLLKIGLPELMRLRKK
- a CDS encoding sensor domain-containing diguanylate cyclase; its protein translation is MVNKNLQDSSPEQWPEAAQTLMALMHAQGEVARLSEREQLFSSLLVSVNAVLWAFNWETQQVLYVSPAYERIFGRSAGGLLADYNEWRDSIYPDDLDYAERSLAQVLDKGAVEDREYRIIAADGQVRWLSDKCFINRQAEPGQPVIIVGIAEDITDKKHMEAELQRLATTDALTQSSNRRHFFECAHREFAQARLQGTPLAFLLLDIDDFKVINDTYGHQEGDTVLQRIAESGRAVLRRGDLFGRIGGEEFAAVFPGCAPDMAMQVAERLQREIQRLSFTHDDQTYGITVSQGLTRLTDEDDSIDTLFARADAAMYQAKRQGKNRIISG
- the gabT gene encoding 4-aminobutyrate--2-oxoglutarate transaminase, which produces MSKTNASLMKRREAAVPRGVGQIHPIFAESAKNATVTDVEGREFIDFAGGIAVLNTGHLHPKIIAAVTAQLNKLTHTCFQVLAYEPYVELCEKVNAKVPGDFAKKTLLVTTGSEAVENAVKIARAATGRAGVIAFTGAYHGRTMMTLGLTGKVVPYSAGMGLMPGGIFRALYPNELHGVSIDDSIASIERIFKNDAEPRDIAAIIIEPVQGEGGFYVAPKAFMKRLRELCDQHGILLIADEVQTGAGRTGTFFAMEQMGVAADLTTFAKSIAGGFPLAGVCGKAEYMDAIAPGGLGGTYAGSPIACAAALAVMEVFEEEHLLDRCKAVGERLVTGLKAIQAKYPVIGEVRALGAMIAVELFVDGDSHKPNAAAVAAVVAKARDKGLILLSCGTYGNVLRVLVPLTSPDEQLDKGLAIIEECFSEL
- the desA gene encoding delta-9 fatty acid desaturase DesA — translated: MWYEGFLGLSPWSLVAVTLLMTHVTIIGVTVYLHRYSAHRSLELNAGLKHFFRFWLWLTTAQNTREWTAIHRKHHAKCETVDDPHSPVIKGLSTVLRKGAELYRTEAENPETLRIYGKNCPEDWIERNLYSRYPLLGVAIMGVIDLLLFGTIGITIWAIQMMWIPVWAAGVVNGLGHAIGYRNFECRDAATNLVPWGILIGGEELHNNHHTYPNSAKLSVKKWEFDLGWAWIQVFSFLRLAKVQRVAPIAHRVEGKGNLDMDTAMAILNNRFQIMAQYRKLVIAPLVKQELEKVDHSVRHQFHRAKRLLSRETSLLDDKHHIRIQNMLEHSQALKVIYEKRLALQQIWVKTSSNGHDMLAAIKEWVHEAEASGIQSLRDFANQLKTYSLRPGAV
- a CDS encoding Shufflon-specific DNA recombinase, yielding MATIRNRGEYQWEAQIRRKGYPAQRKTFETKADAQAWARMIESEIDRGIFVSRVEAERTAFHQLIDRYISEIAPKHKGAYSEIKRLEALKRHPLATRIVATLTSSDFARYRDERLKIRKGNTVKRELALFQCVIEVARREWGIHLAENPVRMVSRPSYNDERSRRLDPVEEQYMLSALQCQERRADGIRVSYRCILIP
- the gabD gene encoding NADP-dependent succinate-semialdehyde dehydrogenase, with amino-acid sequence MQLKDTQLFRQQAFIDGAWVDADNGQTIKVNNPATGEILGTVPKMGAAETRRAIEAADKALPAWRALTAKDRANKLRRWFELIIENQDDLARLMTLEQGKPLAEAKGEIVYAASFIEWFAEEAKRVYGDVIPGHQPDKRLIVIKQPIGVTAAITPWNFPAAMITRKAGPALAAGCTMVLKPASQTPFSAFALAELAQRAGIPKGVFSVVSGSAGDIGSELTSNPIVRKLSFTGSTEIGRQLMAECAKDIKKVSLELGGNAPFIVFDDADLDKAVEGAIISKYRNNGQTCVCANRLYIQDSVYDAFAEKLKVAVAKLKIGNGLEEGTTTGPLIDEKAVAKVKEHIADALSKGATLLAGGKSMEGNFFEPTILINVPKNAAVAKEETFGPLAPLFRFKDEAEVIAMSNDTEFGLASYFYARDLGRVFRVAEALEYGMVGVNTGLISNEVAPFGGIKASGLGREGSKYGIEDYLEIKYLCLGI
- the dibA gene encoding phosphodiesterase DibA; translation: MSATYRDALRAALLYLVLSVAWLQFSGYLLNSFFDSSAELLRWQLINGYAWVVFSAGLIFIARARLFRCLGIGAKLRERHEDRERLRQAAAVFDCTREGVLVTNNKGLIIHVNRAFMEITGYQREEVLGQQPSLFKSGHHPADFYQAMFASLDSTGEWSGEIWNRRKSGEIYPQWQTIRIIHDDQGRPSQYVAVFSDISAIKDSEHELTHLAHHDPLTDLPNRLLFTDRAAQALASAQIHKRGCALLMIDLDHFKMINDSLGHNVGDQLLKAVSRRLQAMFGPGITLARLGGDEFAVLAESCSQLVQAAALAQRILDGLKELFEIDGHQLFINASVGISLFPSDALSAEQLLRNADSALFKAKSSGRNGYALYTEELTAHAQQRVELAFELRRAMEQQELRVYYQPVHDLKTCRLMGVEALVRWEHPQRGLVSPAEFIPIAERTGLIAEIDSWVMHQACRQMCQWQAVGVGLSFIAVNVSSRLFARRELYQQVAHVLDETGLDPAYLELEVTESAVMEDPEVALEQMHRLRELGVRLAIDDFGTGYSSLLRLKRLPVQKLKIDQGFVAGLPWDEDDAAIVRVIIALAKSMGMQVHAEGIEQAEQADFLLEHDCDLGQGYRFGRPVPAEQLEWSASVAVAMIAPTSGNDEA